The following proteins are encoded in a genomic region of Anomaloglossus baeobatrachus isolate aAnoBae1 chromosome 6, aAnoBae1.hap1, whole genome shotgun sequence:
- the ADCYAP1 gene encoding pituitary adenylate cyclase-activating polypeptide isoform X1: MTMYRKALLAWLLVYGVMRCTVHSSPTALKYPALRLEDEVYDEDGNTLPDFAFDNDPIGIGNPSSVLDDMYSFYYPPEKRHADDLLNKAYRNLLGQLSARKYLHTLMANRLGALSSSLEDDSEPLSKRHSDGIFTDSYSRYRKQMAVKKYLAAVLGKRYKQRIKNKGRRVAYL, encoded by the exons ATGACAATGTACAGGAAAGCCCTGCTCGCCTGGCTGCTGGTCTATGGAGTAATGCGCTGCACTGTCCACTCCTCACCTACTGCGCTCAAGTATCCGGCACTTAG GCTTGAAGATGAAGTGTATGATGAGGATGGTAACACTCTTCCAGACTTTGCTTTTGATAACGATCCGATTGGTATTGGAAACCCTTCCTCTGTCTTAGACGATATGTATTCCTTTTATTATCCACCGGAAAAGAG ACATGCTGATGATCTATTAAACAAAGCCTATAGGAATTTACTGGGGCAATTGTCTGCGAGGAAATACCTGCATACTCTGATGGCCAATCGCTTAGG TGCATTGAGTAGCAGCCTGGAAGACGACTCGGAACCACTATCAAAACGGCACTCAGATGGCATCTTCACTGACAGCTACAGCCGCTATCGAAAACAAATGGCTGTCAAGAAATACTTGGCAGCAGTCCTGGGGAAAAGGTATAaacaaagaataaaaaataaaggaCGACGAGTAGCATACTTGTAG
- the ADCYAP1 gene encoding pituitary adenylate cyclase-activating polypeptide isoform X3 has protein sequence MTMYRKALLAWLLVYGVMRCTVHSSPTALKYPALRLEDEVYDEDGNTLPDFAFDNDPIGIGNPSSVLDDMYSFYYPPEKSALSSSLEDDSEPLSKRHSDGIFTDSYSRYRKQMAVKKYLAAVLGKRYKQRIKNKGRRVAYL, from the exons ATGACAATGTACAGGAAAGCCCTGCTCGCCTGGCTGCTGGTCTATGGAGTAATGCGCTGCACTGTCCACTCCTCACCTACTGCGCTCAAGTATCCGGCACTTAG GCTTGAAGATGAAGTGTATGATGAGGATGGTAACACTCTTCCAGACTTTGCTTTTGATAACGATCCGATTGGTATTGGAAACCCTTCCTCTGTCTTAGACGATATGTATTCCTTTTATTATCCACCGGAAAAGAG TGCATTGAGTAGCAGCCTGGAAGACGACTCGGAACCACTATCAAAACGGCACTCAGATGGCATCTTCACTGACAGCTACAGCCGCTATCGAAAACAAATGGCTGTCAAGAAATACTTGGCAGCAGTCCTGGGGAAAAGGTATAaacaaagaataaaaaataaaggaCGACGAGTAGCATACTTGTAG
- the ADCYAP1 gene encoding pituitary adenylate cyclase-activating polypeptide isoform X2 produces MNLCQGLHCTERLEDEVYDEDGNTLPDFAFDNDPIGIGNPSSVLDDMYSFYYPPEKRHADDLLNKAYRNLLGQLSARKYLHTLMANRLGALSSSLEDDSEPLSKRHSDGIFTDSYSRYRKQMAVKKYLAAVLGKRYKQRIKNKGRRVAYL; encoded by the exons ATGAACCTTTGCCAGGGATTACATTGCACCGAAAG GCTTGAAGATGAAGTGTATGATGAGGATGGTAACACTCTTCCAGACTTTGCTTTTGATAACGATCCGATTGGTATTGGAAACCCTTCCTCTGTCTTAGACGATATGTATTCCTTTTATTATCCACCGGAAAAGAG ACATGCTGATGATCTATTAAACAAAGCCTATAGGAATTTACTGGGGCAATTGTCTGCGAGGAAATACCTGCATACTCTGATGGCCAATCGCTTAGG TGCATTGAGTAGCAGCCTGGAAGACGACTCGGAACCACTATCAAAACGGCACTCAGATGGCATCTTCACTGACAGCTACAGCCGCTATCGAAAACAAATGGCTGTCAAGAAATACTTGGCAGCAGTCCTGGGGAAAAGGTATAaacaaagaataaaaaataaaggaCGACGAGTAGCATACTTGTAG